TTTGCTTATCTAAAAAATCTGCCAGTAGATTACTTAAAAATTGATGGCAGTTTTGTCAAGAATATTGTGGAAGAGCCAGTTAACTTAGCAATGGTAGACGCTATTAATAAAATTGGTCAGGTAATGGGGCTAAAAACTATTGCTGAGTTTGTAGAAAATAACACTGTTCTAGAAGTCATACAAAACCTTGGAGTAGATTATGCTCAAGGTTATGGTATTGCACAACCAGTTCCTTTTAGTTTTCCATCATAGCCATCAAGCCTTTTACCCCATCCATTCCACCCAATCGGGAGTCTGTGCGATCAACTGGTCAAACATTTGCGGCTGATGCTACTCATCAATTGCCACCATTACGCATGTGGTGAGATTGTCTAAAGTTCTGTAAAGGATGCGGGATTTTGCTAGCACTGGTGAATATGTAAGTAACCTATTTTTTCCTCCGGCGATCGCCGATTCTTGTGCGGTTGCTTTTTATTGTTTGACCAGCTTCATCCGTTTTTTGTTAGAGAAAGCGCCAGCCTGCCGTAGTGCAGCAGTGGGGTTCGGGTGAGCAAAGAACTCCTCAACTGCTTTTGTCAAACCATCAGCCACAACTGGCTCGTGGCAAGCGTAGATGTAAACTGATTGTTGTACTCCGTTGACCAAACGATATTCCTGGCGATCGCCTAAATGATTAAATCCTTGGCTGTTAACCGCAAAGATTGGTAACAATAGGAATAAGCACAACGTTTTCCTAAAAAACAGTTTTTCAATATGAGCAATACCAGTAATTTTCGTGAAGCTATCCGTGAGGCTAAATCTCACGCCCTCGTTGGCCCAAACGTAATTGCCAACGCCCTCCCCTACGTCGGTGGTGGATTGGTGCTAACCGCATTAGGAACTTACGGCGGTTTGGGAGTTATCCGTACTAACCCCGGAATATTCTTTCCTACCTTCATTGGTGCGGTGATTGTAGAGTTAATATTGTTCTTTGTGGCCCAAAATGTTGCCCAAAAAGGTAACAAGGGTGTTGCACTACCCCTGCTGGCAACCTACAGTCTCTTGTCTGGATATACTCTTAGTGGCTTGGTTTATGTCGCTTTGAGATCCCAAGGTGTTGGCATTCAAGGTATTGGTTTAGCTGCCCTTGGTTGTGGCGTTACCTTTATTGCTGCCCGTCAAATTGGTTCAAATCTTTCTGAACAAGATGGCATGGCTTTGACAAAAACCATCAATCTCGGCGTTATCGCCTTGCTGGTTGTATGCCTTGTCCAATTTGGGTTTGCCATGTTTGGTGTTTACACGCCAAATTGGTTAGAAATCGCCATCTCCGGTTTAGGAGTATTCCTGTTTGTTGGGGTTTCCGTTGTTGATTTCTACATCTTGCCCCGCACTTACAGCGATGACCAATATCTGCCTGCTGCTTTGTCGATGTACCTTACTTACATCAACTTGTTTGTCTTTATCTTGCGGTTGCTAATTGCCATCAATGGCCGCGATTAATTG
The nucleotide sequence above comes from Nostoc sp. MS1. Encoded proteins:
- a CDS encoding Bax inhibitor-1 family protein, whose amino-acid sequence is MSNTSNFREAIREAKSHALVGPNVIANALPYVGGGLVLTALGTYGGLGVIRTNPGIFFPTFIGAVIVELILFFVAQNVAQKGNKGVALPLLATYSLLSGYTLSGLVYVALRSQGVGIQGIGLAALGCGVTFIAARQIGSNLSEQDGMALTKTINLGVIALLVVCLVQFGFAMFGVYTPNWLEIAISGLGVFLFVGVSVVDFYILPRTYSDDQYLPAALSMYLTYINLFVFILRLLIAINGRD